A genome region from Urocitellus parryii isolate mUroPar1 chromosome X, mUroPar1.hap1, whole genome shotgun sequence includes the following:
- the Dppa3 gene encoding developmental pluripotency-associated protein 3 yields MDPLQKFNPTSTQESFPMSENEENSVDSHPVSSEMLVKKLHDLTLNPWAKCPSPLPEGPPQPLDRSERVLWEVRKGFPNRQRGVRTLLSARKDRVERWRYFLSLQKQERDNNLKEVQSKTRSVPFKCTCSFCIYHGWDPSENARIGYD; encoded by the coding sequence ATGGACCCATTGCAAAAATTTAACCCAACCTCGACCCAGGAGTCTTTTCCAATgtctgaaaatgaagaaaattcagtGGACTCTCATCCAGTCAGTTCAGAAATGCTAGTAAAGAAACTTCATGACTTGACTCTGAATCCTTGGGCTAAATGCCCGTCCCCTCTGCCAGAAGGTCCACCCCAACCACTGGACAGGAGTGAGAGGGTCTTATGGGAGGTCAGAAAGGGCTTTCCCAACAGGCAGCGAGGAGTCCGGACATTGTTATCTGCACGGAAAGACCGTGTGGAAAGATGGAGATATTTCCTAAGTcttcaaaaacaagaaagagacaACAATCTTAAGGAAGTTCAGAGTAAAACACGAAGTGTACCATTCAAATGTACCTGCAGTTTTTGCATATATCATGGATGGGATCCTTCTGAGAATGCTAGAATAGGGTATGATTAG